A region from the Candidatus Electrothrix scaldis genome encodes:
- the corA gene encoding magnesium/cobalt transporter CorA: MTSPQKKLGKRKRRSKDSLTNPSEKTGLPPGSLIHVGDFCQLETAIHTVTYNRETVEQQRIGSSKELTGFDDNESVAWITVEGLSDVDLIEEIGIMAGIHPLVIEDILTTHQRPKFEVYDSYLFIVTSNLTAIQNEETQEMVVEHEQISLLILANAVFVFRERTDDLFQPLIRRIKTRRGKIRSMGSDYLAYALIDILVDQLFHLTDTMDDTITLLEDRLLFSEPTKDMPVTIQQLKREAIFINKHVVPIKELTGAIMRSDSKLIHERTKIYFRDVSDHALRLSEAVESYRELLAGLSSLYISGLSNRMNEVMKVLTLFASVFIPLTFLAGIYGMNFEHMPELHWKWAYPTLWIFFLIIPAGLFWYFRKKKWL, from the coding sequence TTGACCTCCCCGCAAAAAAAGCTGGGTAAGAGAAAGCGCCGCTCCAAAGACTCCCTGACCAATCCCTCGGAAAAAACCGGACTGCCTCCTGGCTCCCTGATCCATGTGGGTGATTTCTGCCAACTAGAGACTGCTATTCATACCGTCACCTATAATAGAGAAACTGTTGAGCAGCAACGCATTGGCTCATCAAAAGAACTTACTGGCTTTGATGATAACGAAAGCGTGGCCTGGATAACAGTGGAAGGGCTTTCTGATGTTGATCTTATCGAGGAAATAGGGATTATGGCAGGCATTCACCCGCTTGTTATCGAAGACATCCTCACCACCCACCAGCGCCCTAAGTTTGAGGTCTACGACTCCTACCTTTTTATAGTCACCAGCAACCTCACCGCAATCCAAAATGAGGAAACACAAGAGATGGTGGTTGAACATGAGCAGATCAGCCTGCTTATTCTTGCCAATGCGGTGTTTGTTTTTCGGGAGAGGACGGATGATCTCTTTCAGCCGCTGATTCGACGGATCAAGACCCGGAGAGGAAAAATACGGAGTATGGGCTCAGATTATCTGGCCTATGCCTTGATCGACATCCTGGTTGACCAGCTCTTTCATCTGACTGACACGATGGATGATACCATCACCCTGCTGGAAGACCGGCTGCTTTTTTCTGAGCCGACCAAGGATATGCCCGTCACCATTCAGCAGCTCAAGCGAGAGGCAATCTTTATTAACAAGCATGTCGTGCCGATTAAAGAACTGACCGGAGCAATCATGCGCAGTGATTCCAAGCTGATTCATGAGCGGACCAAGATCTATTTCCGGGACGTCTCTGATCATGCCCTGCGCCTCAGCGAGGCTGTGGAGTCCTACCGGGAGCTGCTGGCAGGCCTGTCCTCGCTCTATATCTCCGGCCTGAGCAATAGAATGAACGAGGTCATGAAGGTACTCACCCTGTTTGCCTCGGTGTTTATCCCTCTGACCTTTTTAGCAGGGATCTACGGCATGAATTTCGAGCACATGCCTGAACTGCACTGGAAATGGGCCTACCCGACCCTGTGGATTTTCTTTCTTATTATTCCGGCAGGCTTGTTCTGGTATTTCAGGAAGAAGAAATGGTTATGA
- a CDS encoding Uma2 family endonuclease produces MPNTAYLEHYTVDDYVHWEGNWELIYGAPYAMSPSPSITHQRVAKRFLVQLDAQLKECPLCEVLSEVDWHCAEDIIVRPDIVLVCDVKGEHLVETPELIIEVVSPSTVKRDEQIKRVLYQEKGVKNYILVYPQEHKVVIYQLVEGRYEQVRGKKEEIFDFQVQHCTIELAFDQIWQG; encoded by the coding sequence ATGCCAAACACAGCCTATTTAGAGCATTATACAGTGGACGACTATGTTCACTGGGAAGGCAACTGGGAATTAATATACGGTGCCCCCTATGCCATGTCACCGTCCCCTTCCATTACCCATCAGCGGGTGGCAAAACGATTCCTTGTCCAGCTGGATGCACAACTGAAGGAATGTCCATTGTGCGAGGTGCTGAGTGAGGTAGATTGGCATTGTGCTGAGGATATTATTGTCCGGCCCGATATTGTGCTTGTTTGTGATGTAAAAGGCGAGCACCTGGTTGAGACGCCGGAGCTGATCATTGAGGTTGTTTCGCCGTCCACAGTAAAACGGGATGAGCAGATAAAACGGGTTTTGTACCAGGAAAAAGGGGTGAAAAACTATATCCTGGTCTATCCGCAGGAGCACAAGGTTGTTATCTACCAGCTTGTTGAAGGCAGGTATGAGCAGGTCAGAGGGAAAAAAGAGGAAATCTTTGATTTCCAGGTGCAGCATTGCACCATCGAGCTTGCTTTTGATCAGATCTGGCAGGGATAA
- a CDS encoding FtsX-like permease family protein, with translation MFSLILKMARASLARRGLRSLLVILMIGISLWGLLLMEGVYEGMIEQMITNAIRSDSGHLSFFAKGYRSDPDLALLVHDVPAIRAALEQDTRVQSFAMRMKQDGLAATAHASRGAVVIGMELAREEQHGRLAEYLHKGEFSFGKQEKGIILGFKLADTLRVRIGSKIILSAQDMHAEVASAAFRVTGILKTNNMALDERAVFIDLGRMRKMLSVPEGVSQIAVIVRDQEQLAEIQGDLQKQFKGLDVLRWDELYPALMQSKVIMDGFNLIISGMIFCVAALGIFGVMLVSVLERIREFGIMLAIGTRFSLIRNIILAESFFLGLIGFLFGSLIGGLTLYYFKTYGLDLSAFSEAFDEFGMDAITYAVIRPSYFLTAFIAVLLATFLSVLIPLRVLKKSNPIEAINKV, from the coding sequence ATGTTTAGCCTGATTCTGAAAATGGCCCGTGCCTCTTTGGCCCGTCGCGGTCTGCGTTCCCTGCTGGTTATTTTGATGATCGGTATCAGCCTCTGGGGGCTGCTGCTCATGGAAGGGGTGTATGAGGGCATGATAGAGCAGATGATAACTAATGCCATCCGCAGTGACAGCGGTCATCTTTCCTTTTTTGCCAAGGGCTACCGTTCCGACCCGGATCTCGCGCTGTTGGTCCATGATGTCCCGGCTATCCGAGCGGCGTTAGAGCAGGATACGCGGGTCCAGAGTTTTGCCATGCGCATGAAGCAGGATGGGCTGGCTGCAACAGCCCATGCCTCACGCGGTGCTGTAGTTATCGGTATGGAACTGGCTCGGGAAGAACAGCACGGCAGGCTGGCTGAGTATTTGCATAAAGGGGAATTCAGCTTCGGGAAGCAGGAAAAAGGGATTATACTCGGCTTTAAGCTGGCTGATACCTTGCGGGTGCGTATCGGTAGCAAGATTATTCTCTCGGCCCAGGACATGCATGCCGAGGTTGCCTCGGCTGCGTTTCGGGTGACCGGCATCCTGAAGACCAATAATATGGCCCTGGATGAGCGGGCGGTCTTTATTGATTTGGGCCGAATGCGCAAGATGCTTTCTGTGCCGGAAGGGGTGAGTCAGATTGCCGTGATTGTCCGCGATCAGGAGCAGCTCGCTGAGATTCAGGGAGATTTGCAGAAGCAATTTAAAGGGCTTGATGTCCTGCGCTGGGATGAACTCTACCCGGCTTTGATGCAATCTAAGGTCATTATGGATGGCTTTAATCTGATTATCAGCGGGATGATTTTCTGTGTGGCCGCCCTGGGGATTTTTGGCGTGATGCTGGTTTCTGTCCTGGAGCGCATCCGGGAATTTGGGATCATGTTGGCCATTGGTACCCGCTTTTCTCTGATCCGCAATATCATCCTGGCAGAGTCCTTCTTTCTCGGCCTGATCGGCTTTCTCTTCGGCAGCTTGATCGGTGGACTTACCCTCTATTACTTCAAGACCTATGGTCTGGATCTCAGCGCCTTCAGTGAGGCCTTTGATGAGTTTGGGATGGATGCGATAACCTATGCTGTTATTCGACCAAGCTATTTTCTCACTGCCTTTATCGCCGTGCTGTTAGCGACCTTTCTCAGTGTTCTTATCCCTCTCCGTGTTTTGAAGAAATCCAACCCTATTGAGGCAATTAATAAGGTGTGA
- a CDS encoding FtsX-like permease family protein: MYLKLAYRNIIAYKKRSIITLLLTTVTTALLVFATAWMDGSHKTILSNAVEIYPGYIQITNKDFRDTPSFDNLIFDAQAVRDKLAAQQGIAAFGARFESFVLYSVGEKAVGGMLTAIEPEKEAHLSRLADSLVKGEYLQAGDGNQVYIGKELARRLKVDVGDIVTFVGSGADYSFAADNLQIKGIFQTGLFEFDSAAAFLTKGYFDQIMASDNYATHFIVLPEQTEQAEELAASIAAKLGPEYETASWNHIMAALVKAMELDSVFGYITLGIIFTVIFFVIMIYTFLAVFSRIRELGILRAIGTRPGEILVMLLLESCLLAFASVLLGGLIGGGFALYYELNPIVFTSFEEQFKQYGMASSAMPTAFVPLTILRDMLIIFALSVLSTLYPILKANRMQPVEAMHHV, encoded by the coding sequence ATGTACCTCAAACTCGCCTACCGCAATATCATTGCCTATAAAAAACGCAGCATCATCACCTTGCTGCTGACCACGGTAACCACAGCCCTGCTGGTCTTTGCCACCGCTTGGATGGACGGCTCCCACAAGACCATCCTCAGTAATGCCGTGGAAATCTACCCCGGCTATATCCAGATAACCAACAAGGACTTCCGGGATACTCCCAGCTTTGATAACCTGATCTTTGATGCCCAGGCTGTGCGGGACAAGCTTGCTGCACAGCAGGGTATCGCCGCCTTCGGGGCCCGCTTCGAGTCCTTTGTCCTCTATTCCGTAGGAGAAAAGGCTGTGGGCGGTATGCTTACGGCCATTGAGCCGGAAAAGGAGGCCCATCTTTCCCGCCTGGCGGATTCGCTGGTCAAAGGGGAATATCTCCAGGCAGGAGATGGTAATCAGGTCTATATAGGCAAGGAACTGGCCCGTCGCCTGAAAGTTGATGTGGGCGACATTGTCACCTTTGTCGGTAGTGGGGCAGACTACTCCTTTGCTGCCGATAATCTCCAGATCAAGGGCATCTTTCAGACCGGCCTGTTCGAATTCGATTCCGCAGCCGCCTTCCTGACCAAGGGCTATTTTGACCAGATCATGGCCTCAGATAATTACGCCACCCATTTCATTGTCCTTCCTGAGCAGACAGAACAGGCAGAAGAGTTGGCCGCCAGCATTGCTGCGAAGCTGGGGCCAGAATATGAGACAGCCAGCTGGAATCATATTATGGCGGCCCTGGTCAAGGCGATGGAACTGGATTCCGTGTTTGGTTATATCACCCTGGGGATCATCTTTACGGTCATCTTTTTCGTGATTATGATCTACACCTTTCTGGCTGTGTTCTCCCGCATCCGTGAGCTGGGTATCCTCCGCGCCATCGGCACCCGGCCAGGTGAAATCCTCGTCATGCTGCTTCTGGAATCCTGCTTGCTCGCCTTTGCCAGCGTGCTCCTCGGTGGTCTGATCGGAGGGGGCTTTGCCCTGTATTACGAGCTTAATCCCATTGTCTTTACCAGCTTTGAAGAGCAGTTCAAGCAGTACGGCATGGCCTCCTCTGCTATGCCCACCGCCTTTGTTCCTCTCACGATCCTCCGGGATATGCTGATTATTTTCGCCCTCTCCGTCCTCTCGACCCTCTATCCCATCCTCAAGGCGAACAGGATGCAACCTGTGGAGGCCATGCATCATGTTTAG
- a CDS encoding outer membrane beta-barrel protein, translating to MKRTMIYAGALALLIGVTGQAQATRLGLHGVFSNGGDIGDSELGIGGQLELPVNPFMSVELAVTQFGDEVESSGTTMDQDLTSIGLSAVLRGPLGPQLEGYTLLGLNYNTFDMDNMEVDDAVGFHIGAGLNLPIAYNMELFSEYRYTFLETEFETEVSGMDEDYEYNFGVAKLGLNFLF from the coding sequence ATGAAACGAACAATGATATACGCAGGAGCGCTGGCCCTGCTTATCGGCGTGACAGGTCAAGCACAGGCTACTCGCCTTGGGCTCCACGGCGTATTTTCAAATGGCGGAGATATTGGTGATTCTGAACTGGGCATCGGTGGACAGCTGGAACTCCCTGTTAACCCCTTCATGTCTGTTGAGCTTGCAGTCACTCAATTTGGCGATGAGGTTGAAAGCAGCGGCACAACGATGGATCAGGACCTCACCTCAATCGGTCTTTCTGCCGTCCTCAGAGGACCTCTCGGGCCGCAGCTGGAAGGCTACACCCTTTTGGGACTGAACTACAACACCTTTGACATGGATAATATGGAGGTGGATGACGCTGTAGGTTTTCACATTGGTGCAGGCCTGAACCTTCCCATCGCCTACAACATGGAGCTCTTCAGCGAGTACCGCTATACCTTCCTGGAAACAGAATTTGAAACAGAAGTCTCAGGTATGGACGAAGATTATGAGTATAACTTCGGTGTAGCAAAACTCGGTCTGAATTTCCTGTTCTAA
- the yedE gene encoding YedE family putative selenium transporter, with product MSRFKLPDLSIITGIVLGGGAVMLTLFGNPVNSGICISCFLENLAGALQLQDSVRMSYIRPELVGFLLGAFFMAKQNRRFRVTGGSSPLIRFFLGFFMIVGCGVFIGCPIKMLLRLGAGDLTAVAALLGMLFGIWLGGKYLRAGSVLDRAQNLPTINGYILPGIGFLLLLFLFLKPAFIQQGFSGPAAQHAPLWISLAVGLLIGGLAQRSGLCITGGIRNFFLFREKTLFSGVIAIFVSALMVSLVSGQFNLGMEAQPGAHHSHLWSFLAMVLVGLAAVIVDGCPFRQVIKAGEGDVDAGITCFGMVTGAAMVITWQLRSTSAGPVFNGQIATLLGLIFCLTVILSYRKARVKR from the coding sequence GTGAGTCGCTTTAAATTACCAGATCTTTCAATTATAACAGGGATAGTACTTGGCGGTGGCGCTGTTATGCTCACCCTGTTCGGCAACCCTGTTAACTCAGGTATCTGTATTTCATGTTTTTTGGAGAACTTGGCTGGTGCGCTTCAGTTACAGGATAGTGTCCGCATGAGCTATATTCGCCCAGAACTGGTTGGTTTTCTGTTAGGGGCCTTTTTTATGGCCAAGCAGAATCGACGTTTTCGGGTAACAGGAGGTTCCTCGCCGCTGATCCGTTTCTTTCTCGGATTTTTCATGATTGTGGGCTGCGGGGTTTTTATCGGTTGTCCGATTAAAATGCTTCTCCGTCTTGGAGCCGGCGACCTTACCGCTGTCGCTGCCTTGCTTGGTATGCTTTTCGGCATCTGGTTAGGAGGAAAATATCTCAGAGCTGGCTCTGTCCTGGATCGTGCGCAGAATTTACCCACCATCAACGGGTATATCCTGCCAGGCATCGGTTTTCTTTTGCTGCTTTTCCTTTTTCTTAAACCAGCTTTTATACAGCAGGGCTTTTCAGGGCCAGCAGCGCAACATGCCCCCTTATGGATATCTCTGGCTGTGGGCTTGCTGATCGGTGGCCTAGCCCAACGTTCCGGGCTCTGTATTACCGGTGGAATCCGCAATTTTTTCCTGTTCCGGGAAAAGACCCTGTTCAGCGGCGTGATTGCCATCTTTGTCTCTGCCCTGATGGTGTCTCTGGTCAGTGGTCAGTTCAACCTCGGTATGGAGGCCCAACCCGGTGCCCATCATAGTCACCTCTGGAGTTTCCTGGCTATGGTTTTGGTCGGACTTGCTGCGGTGATAGTTGATGGATGCCCGTTCCGGCAGGTTATTAAGGCTGGAGAAGGGGACGTTGATGCGGGGATTACCTGTTTTGGTATGGTAACCGGGGCTGCGATGGTTATTACCTGGCAGCTGCGCAGTACTTCAGCCGGTCCGGTGTTTAACGGTCAGATCGCTACCCTGCTGGGCTTGATTTTCTGCCTGACAGTTATACTCAGCTACCGTAAGGCACGGGTAAAACGATAA
- a CDS encoding NosD domain-containing protein: MMSKKIMLSLLAGLAATLLTLQSGFAKELVVEKGVIDKDTTWSGDILVKGDVEVAKEATLIIMPGTTVRFAKIEAFGPDKRYTDKDNHFSRAEIFVLGKLYAQGTKEKKIVFTSAEEKPAPGDWGAINFNGSIDNLIEYCELMYAQTAVHCHSSQIVVVNNTFKHNGTAIGSKNLPDVPVRCSMPVLYNLVTENGGGIIVGGGTASPVAHNEISGNEFFGVYVKKGGRAAIRFNNINKNGKGVIFYATKEAMLQDNNIADNENYNISMLEGQADDIVARNNWWGTTDEKKIMEKVMDKGREETLGKVDLTDFYVAPVSGAGLH; this comes from the coding sequence ATGATGAGTAAAAAAATAATGCTGTCGCTGCTTGCCGGGCTTGCAGCGACCCTGCTGACCCTCCAGTCGGGTTTTGCCAAAGAGCTGGTTGTAGAAAAAGGGGTTATTGACAAGGATACAACCTGGTCCGGGGATATTCTGGTGAAAGGTGATGTGGAGGTTGCCAAAGAGGCAACTTTGATCATCATGCCTGGAACCACAGTGCGTTTTGCCAAGATTGAGGCCTTTGGGCCAGACAAGAGGTATACGGACAAGGATAACCACTTCTCCCGCGCTGAGATTTTTGTCTTGGGAAAATTATATGCCCAAGGAACAAAAGAGAAAAAAATAGTTTTTACCAGTGCTGAGGAAAAACCAGCTCCTGGGGATTGGGGAGCAATTAATTTCAACGGTTCTATCGATAATTTAATTGAGTACTGCGAGCTGATGTATGCGCAGACCGCTGTGCATTGCCATTCCTCCCAGATTGTTGTTGTAAACAATACCTTCAAGCATAACGGGACCGCCATTGGCAGTAAAAACTTGCCAGACGTCCCTGTGAGATGTTCTATGCCGGTTCTCTACAACCTGGTAACAGAGAACGGTGGTGGAATTATCGTTGGCGGCGGGACTGCTTCACCGGTTGCTCATAACGAAATCAGTGGCAATGAGTTCTTTGGCGTGTATGTGAAAAAGGGTGGTCGTGCTGCTATCCGTTTTAATAACATCAACAAGAACGGTAAAGGTGTGATTTTTTACGCTACCAAAGAAGCCATGCTCCAGGATAATAATATTGCAGATAATGAAAACTACAATATTTCCATGTTAGAAGGGCAGGCTGATGATATCGTGGCCCGCAATAACTGGTGGGGCACAACCGATGAGAAAAAAATCATGGAAAAGGTCATGGACAAAGGGCGGGAAGAAACCCTTGGTAAGGTTGATCTGACCGATTTTTATGTTGCACCTGTAAGCGGAGCTGGTCTTCATTAA
- a CDS encoding phosphate/phosphite/phosphonate ABC transporter substrate-binding protein translates to MKKIALCILLFSAVFSLQACKTDEATEKPAAVAEKQDQPAVTPVSNEKPLRFGYMICDSRKLSEERFSPFTAYLEKKLGRRVEMILKNTFEFESLIKNKEVDFFHVNPVVAIVLKEKYKADLLLTDIRGRNGYKATGTIIARKDSGIETIEDMRGKSMVFGPALAPFGYMAQYALLLENNFDPETDFSSYTIPAGAAKHDKVIYGVEYGKYDVGAAPRIDLDRLVEENIIDLNDYNIIAESEPMPYCTVGARAEIDAALKDKMKDILLNLKDDEVATVDGETLKVLKRMLIDGFQPVVDSEYDAIREDLKLCNMPPYNKY, encoded by the coding sequence ATGAAAAAAATAGCTCTGTGTATTCTTCTGTTCTCTGCCGTTTTCTCTCTTCAGGCATGCAAGACTGATGAGGCGACTGAGAAGCCCGCTGCTGTTGCGGAAAAACAGGACCAGCCCGCAGTAACTCCGGTAAGCAATGAAAAGCCGCTTCGTTTTGGTTATATGATCTGCGACAGTCGTAAGCTGTCCGAGGAACGTTTTTCTCCTTTTACCGCCTATCTTGAGAAAAAGCTTGGCCGCCGGGTTGAGATGATCCTCAAAAACACCTTTGAGTTTGAGAGCCTGATCAAAAATAAGGAAGTTGACTTCTTTCATGTCAACCCTGTTGTTGCGATTGTACTGAAAGAAAAATATAAGGCTGATTTACTGCTTACTGATATTCGCGGAAGAAACGGTTACAAGGCCACTGGAACGATTATTGCCCGGAAAGACAGTGGTATTGAGACCATCGAAGACATGCGTGGCAAATCTATGGTCTTTGGTCCGGCCTTGGCTCCTTTTGGTTATATGGCCCAGTATGCTCTGCTGCTGGAAAATAACTTTGATCCGGAAACCGATTTCTCTTCCTATACTATTCCTGCCGGTGCAGCCAAGCATGATAAGGTAATTTACGGAGTGGAATACGGAAAATATGATGTTGGTGCAGCGCCTCGCATCGATCTGGACCGTCTGGTTGAAGAGAATATCATTGACCTGAATGATTATAATATTATCGCTGAAAGTGAGCCGATGCCCTACTGTACCGTTGGTGCCCGGGCTGAAATCGATGCAGCTTTGAAGGATAAAATGAAGGACATTCTCCTTAACCTGAAGGATGATGAGGTTGCAACTGTGGATGGAGAGACCCTCAAGGTGCTGAAACGGATGCTCATTGACGGTTTTCAGCCGGTTGTTGATAGCGAATACGATGCTATCCGGGAAGATCTCAAGCTCTGCAACATGCCTCCGTACAATAAGTATTAA
- a CDS encoding tetratricopeptide repeat protein has protein sequence MRNLFLTLLILLLSVSSAAAHGGISKLPDSVQIMQYKMLLYMDENDISTKNSLAMAYFRTNELNEATQQLEEVLKLDANNFDALDGMGIVLLRQKKSAEAVKYLDRALALNEKDMMLHVHLSLAHQQLNQPELAQKSLETAEALAATPEAADEIQQEIQLLSNS, from the coding sequence ATGCGAAACCTGTTTTTAACCTTACTGATTCTGTTGCTTTCAGTGAGCTCTGCCGCCGCACATGGAGGGATTTCCAAGCTCCCGGATTCGGTTCAGATTATGCAGTATAAAATGCTGCTCTATATGGATGAGAATGATATCTCTACCAAAAACAGCTTGGCTATGGCCTACTTTCGGACCAACGAGCTGAACGAAGCGACGCAGCAGCTTGAGGAAGTTCTGAAACTGGATGCAAATAATTTTGATGCCCTGGATGGTATGGGAATCGTTTTGCTACGGCAAAAGAAAAGCGCCGAGGCAGTGAAATACCTGGATCGGGCGCTGGCATTGAATGAGAAGGATATGATGCTCCATGTTCATCTTTCTTTGGCCCATCAGCAGCTGAATCAGCCTGAGCTGGCTCAAAAGTCTCTGGAAACCGCAGAAGCTCTTGCGGCGACCCCGGAAGCAGCTGACGAAATTCAGCAAGAGATTCAACTGCTCAGTAACTCCTGA
- a CDS encoding glycine betaine ABC transporter substrate-binding protein, with the protein MINKKRSYLTMRRKTTLLFSASCFLLLTFTSTSYSCVGRILNLTVNESAEQQLVAHIMATYITERTGTTVNVVNSTEDVGTQCPTDLCINYVNTGLSGMSSDNQGSDDDESYSLVKEYYIENENLVWLKPFGYKGPVTQDNASMAVPVANRESLVKFPILHRVINKLGNLIDNSSLEQLLQQSQGSDAESVAKDFLKTKNLI; encoded by the coding sequence ATGATAAATAAAAAAAGGAGTTACCTGACAATGCGACGAAAAACTACACTACTGTTCTCAGCATCTTGCTTTTTGCTGCTGACCTTCACCTCGACAAGCTATAGCTGTGTTGGCCGTATCCTGAATCTGACAGTCAACGAGTCTGCTGAACAGCAGCTAGTCGCTCATATCATGGCTACCTATATCACAGAGCGTACCGGTACCACTGTGAATGTTGTGAACAGCACGGAGGATGTTGGAACCCAGTGTCCTACTGATCTCTGTATCAATTACGTAAACACCGGTCTCTCCGGTATGAGCAGTGATAACCAGGGCAGCGATGATGACGAAAGCTATAGCCTGGTCAAAGAATACTATATTGAAAATGAAAATCTGGTTTGGTTGAAACCCTTTGGTTATAAGGGACCGGTTACCCAGGATAATGCCTCTATGGCCGTACCTGTAGCAAACCGCGAGTCACTGGTTAAATTTCCGATCCTTCACCGTGTTATTAATAAACTCGGTAATCTGATTGATAATTCTTCTCTGGAGCAGCTGTTGCAGCAGTCACAGGGCAGTGATGCGGAGAGTGTTGCCAAGGATTTTCTCAAGACCAAAAATTTGATCTGA
- a CDS encoding SLC13 family permease, whose protein sequence is MSSATHKLSLRPFFVVLALVGAVSLLKFSSFCSSVPAKAGVLTLLTLVFWATALIPEHLTALLFFLLAMLFSLAGPAVVFAGFGSAAIWLIFGGLVIGVAISSTGLGARLARYAAILLHGSYLKIISGLVLAGVLFSFLMPSAMGRVVLLTPIALSVADHFGFKEGSRGRIGVLLAIILGTYIPAFGILPANVPNMVLVGMAETQYHISIFYGTYLLLHFPLLSLVKAALIIALIRFFFPDQPLVTPAQEEQEKNTFSRNELILSLVLFGMLGLWITDFLHHVSPAWVALGGALILLMPGVDIVAKKDFNQKINWGAIIFVAGILGLGGVINHTGLGRNIADGITALLPLGEQQDFVNYMSVSLASAFTGMLTTLPAVPAVLTPLSDSLAQATGLPVQTLLMMQVLGFSTIMLPYQAPPIVVGMQLSGEKLFHAAKICLLLALISVFILLPLNFFWWKLLDWL, encoded by the coding sequence ATGTCATCTGCTACACATAAGCTTTCCCTCCGGCCCTTCTTTGTTGTTCTTGCCCTTGTCGGAGCTGTCTCGCTGCTGAAATTTTCTTCCTTTTGTTCCTCGGTACCGGCCAAAGCCGGTGTCCTTACCCTGCTCACCTTGGTGTTTTGGGCAACGGCCTTGATCCCGGAGCACCTTACCGCCCTGCTGTTTTTCCTGTTAGCAATGCTGTTCTCGCTTGCCGGGCCAGCTGTTGTCTTTGCTGGTTTTGGTTCCGCCGCTATTTGGCTGATTTTTGGGGGGCTGGTCATCGGGGTCGCTATTTCCTCCACCGGGCTTGGGGCCCGCCTTGCCCGCTATGCAGCAATCCTCTTACACGGGAGCTACCTGAAAATCATCAGTGGCTTGGTGCTTGCTGGGGTTTTATTCAGTTTTCTTATGCCTTCAGCCATGGGTCGGGTTGTCCTGCTGACCCCCATTGCCCTGTCTGTTGCTGATCATTTCGGTTTCAAGGAGGGGTCCCGGGGGAGAATCGGGGTGCTGCTGGCTATTATCCTGGGAACCTATATCCCGGCCTTCGGCATCTTGCCTGCCAATGTGCCCAATATGGTCCTGGTGGGTATGGCGGAGACTCAGTATCATATTTCGATCTTCTATGGAACGTACCTTTTGCTTCATTTTCCCTTGCTGAGCCTTGTGAAGGCTGCATTGATCATCGCACTTATTCGTTTCTTCTTTCCTGATCAGCCCTTGGTAACACCGGCACAGGAGGAACAGGAAAAAAATACATTCTCCCGTAATGAGCTGATTCTTTCCTTGGTTTTGTTCGGTATGCTCGGCCTATGGATTACCGATTTTCTTCATCATGTATCTCCGGCTTGGGTGGCCCTGGGAGGTGCTCTTATCCTCCTGATGCCGGGCGTTGATATCGTTGCTAAAAAGGATTTTAATCAGAAAATTAATTGGGGAGCGATCATTTTTGTTGCTGGTATTCTTGGACTTGGCGGAGTGATTAATCATACCGGGTTAGGCCGCAATATCGCCGATGGAATAACAGCCTTGCTCCCCCTGGGAGAACAGCAGGATTTTGTCAATTATATGTCGGTCAGTCTTGCTTCGGCATTCACCGGCATGTTGACCACCCTTCCTGCGGTCCCAGCTGTCCTTACCCCATTATCAGATAGCTTGGCGCAGGCCACTGGTTTGCCGGTTCAGACCCTGCTTATGATGCAGGTCCTGGGCTTTTCCACCATCATGCTGCCCTATCAGGCACCACCGATTGTGGTGGGGATGCAGCTCTCTGGAGAAAAACTTTTTCATGCTGCGAAAATATGTTTACTTCTGGCCCTGATAAGCGTTTTTATCCTACTGCCGCTGAATTTTTTCTGGTGGAAACTGCTGGACTGGCTCTAG
- a CDS encoding EF-hand domain-containing protein — protein sequence MKALKTAIALALTLTLFAGYSFAQGQGRGPRCQQRFAELDTNKDGKVTYSEFMAVSHPRGEEQAKAMFEAKDSNKDGELTRAEFCPGA from the coding sequence ATGAAAGCATTGAAAACCGCAATAGCTCTGGCCTTGACATTGACCTTATTTGCTGGCTACAGTTTCGCCCAGGGTCAAGGACGAGGCCCTCGTTGCCAGCAACGTTTTGCGGAACTCGACACCAATAAGGATGGCAAAGTGACGTACAGCGAATTCATGGCTGTTTCTCACCCACGGGGAGAGGAGCAGGCCAAGGCTATGTTTGAAGCCAAAGACAGCAATAAAGATGGCGAATTAACGCGAGCAGAATTCTGCCCTGGAGCATAA